From one Streptomyces sp. N50 genomic stretch:
- a CDS encoding acyl-CoA dehydrogenase family protein produces MPQGDKSTIVTRAPGVAEIAARHTDEAETARRLSPEVVRAVLDAGFARHFVPVAHGGEAGGFAELTSAVGLVGEGCTSAAWAASLAAYAGRYAAFLPAEGQAEIWADGPDALLAGALMPSGKAEPVAGGWRLSGEWKYISGVHFADWALACAAVPADRPEDPDVRPEVRFFAVPRADFSIEDSWFTVGMRGTGSDTLVLSDVFVPEHRTLARSLVHAGQAPDSDARCHIVPMHAVNALPFAAPLIGAARGALRAWIARTGSRVDRRGQAVGEKPSTQVALARSAAEVDAAELLILRTAAVADGTQDCPPGGEAAVRGARDLALAVELLVSAVDRVFRTSGTSGQSSSDPVQRFWRDVNSAASHVALSFETTGAAYGAWALSGEERGAGAVR; encoded by the coding sequence ATGCCGCAAGGCGACAAGTCGACGATCGTGACCCGGGCGCCGGGGGTCGCCGAGATCGCGGCCCGGCACACGGACGAGGCGGAGACCGCGCGGCGGCTCTCGCCGGAGGTGGTCCGGGCGGTGCTGGACGCGGGGTTCGCGCGGCACTTCGTACCGGTGGCCCATGGCGGTGAGGCCGGTGGTTTCGCCGAACTGACCTCCGCCGTAGGCCTGGTGGGGGAGGGCTGCACATCGGCGGCGTGGGCGGCCTCGCTGGCCGCGTACGCCGGGCGGTACGCGGCGTTCCTCCCCGCGGAGGGCCAGGCGGAGATCTGGGCGGACGGCCCGGACGCCCTGCTGGCCGGCGCGCTCATGCCGTCCGGCAAGGCGGAACCCGTGGCCGGCGGCTGGCGGCTGAGCGGTGAGTGGAAGTACATCAGCGGGGTCCACTTCGCCGACTGGGCACTGGCGTGCGCGGCGGTACCGGCGGATCGGCCGGAGGACCCCGACGTACGCCCCGAGGTGCGCTTCTTCGCCGTGCCGCGGGCGGACTTCTCGATCGAGGACAGCTGGTTCACCGTAGGCATGCGCGGAACCGGCAGTGACACCCTGGTCCTCTCCGACGTCTTCGTGCCCGAACACCGCACCCTGGCCCGCTCGTTGGTGCACGCGGGCCAGGCCCCCGACTCGGACGCCCGCTGCCACATCGTCCCGATGCACGCCGTGAACGCCCTGCCGTTCGCCGCCCCGCTGATCGGCGCGGCCCGGGGCGCGCTGCGGGCGTGGATCGCGCGGACCGGTTCCCGCGTCGACCGCCGCGGCCAGGCCGTGGGCGAGAAGCCCTCGACCCAGGTCGCACTGGCCCGCTCGGCCGCCGAGGTGGACGCCGCCGAACTCCTGATCCTGCGTACGGCGGCGGTCGCCGACGGCACGCAGGACTGCCCACCGGGCGGCGAGGCCGCGGTCCGGGGCGCCCGGGACCTGGCACTGGCGGTGGAACTCCTGGTCTCGGCGGTGGACCGCGTCTTCCGCACCAGCGGCACCTCCGGCCAGTCCTCCTCCGACCCGGTCCAACGCTTCTGGCGCGACGTGAACAGCGCGGCCTCGCACGTCGCCCTCTCCTTCGAGACGACGGGCGCGGCTTACGGGGCGTGGGCGTTGTCGGGGGAGGAACGGGGGGCGGGCGCGGTGCGCTGA
- a CDS encoding RDD family protein has protein sequence MDNRDAIGSWLSGPREAAERAGVDFGYRGEQLGLPEDGPGSIARPGRRLGALAVDWALCLLIAYGLLTHGYKPGATGNWALLVFFVLSALTVGTIGFTPGKRLFGLRVYALDTGRPNPLRTLLRTALLCIAIPALIWDRDGRGLHDRFARTVEVRI, from the coding sequence GTGGACAACAGGGATGCGATCGGCTCATGGCTCTCCGGGCCCCGTGAGGCCGCGGAGCGAGCAGGTGTCGACTTCGGCTACCGCGGCGAGCAGCTGGGCCTGCCCGAGGACGGCCCCGGCTCGATCGCCCGCCCGGGCCGCCGCCTCGGCGCCCTCGCCGTCGACTGGGCCCTGTGCCTGTTGATCGCATACGGCCTGCTCACCCACGGCTACAAGCCGGGCGCGACCGGCAACTGGGCCCTCCTCGTCTTCTTCGTGCTCAGCGCCCTCACGGTCGGCACGATCGGCTTCACCCCGGGCAAGCGCCTCTTCGGCCTCCGCGTGTACGCCCTCGACACCGGCCGCCCCAACCCCCTGCGCACCCTGCTCCGCACGGCCCTCCTGTGCATCGCGATCCCGGCCCTGATCTGGGACCGGGACGGTCGGGGGCTGCACGACCGGTTCGCGCGCACGGTGGAGGTCCGGATCTAG
- the glnA gene encoding type I glutamate--ammonia ligase yields the protein MFQNADEAKKFIADEDVKFVDVRFCDLPGVMQHFTLPATAFDPDEELAFDGSSIRGFQAIHESDMALRADLSTARVDPFRRDKTVNINFFIHDPITGEQYSRDPRNVAKKAEAYLASTGIADTAYFGPEAEFYVFDSVRFETKANESFYHIDSEAGAWNTGAVEDNRGYKVRYKGGYFPTPPVDHFADLRAEISLELAASGLQVERQHHEVGTAGQAEINYKFNTLLAAADDLQLFKYIVKNVAWRNGKTATFMPKPIFGDNGSGMHVHSSLWAGGSPLFYDEAGYAGLSDLARYYIGGILKHAPSLLAFTNPTVNSYHRLVPGFEAPVNLVYSQRNRSAAMRIPITGSNPKAKRVEFRAPDSSGNPYLAFSALLLAGLDGIKNKIEPAEPIDKDLYELAPEEHAGVAQVPTSLPAVLDRLEADHEFLLAGDVFTSDLIETWIDFKRTNEIAPLQLRPHPHEFELYFDV from the coding sequence ATGTTCCAGAACGCCGACGAGGCCAAGAAGTTCATCGCGGACGAGGACGTCAAGTTCGTCGACGTCCGATTCTGCGATCTGCCGGGTGTGATGCAGCACTTCACACTGCCGGCGACGGCCTTCGACCCGGACGAGGAACTCGCCTTCGACGGCTCCTCGATCCGCGGCTTCCAGGCCATCCACGAGTCCGACATGGCGCTCCGCGCCGACCTGTCGACCGCGCGCGTGGACCCCTTCCGCCGCGACAAGACGGTCAACATCAACTTCTTCATCCACGACCCGATCACGGGCGAGCAGTACTCCCGTGACCCGCGCAACGTGGCGAAGAAGGCCGAGGCGTACCTCGCCTCCACCGGTATCGCCGACACCGCGTACTTCGGTCCCGAGGCCGAGTTCTACGTCTTCGACAGCGTGCGCTTCGAGACCAAGGCGAACGAGAGCTTCTACCACATCGACTCCGAGGCCGGCGCCTGGAACACCGGTGCGGTCGAGGACAACCGCGGTTACAAGGTCCGCTACAAGGGCGGCTACTTCCCGACCCCGCCGGTCGACCACTTCGCCGACCTGCGTGCGGAGATCTCCCTGGAGCTGGCCGCGTCCGGCCTCCAGGTCGAGCGCCAGCACCACGAGGTGGGCACCGCCGGCCAGGCCGAGATCAACTACAAGTTCAACACGCTGCTCGCCGCGGCCGACGACCTCCAGCTCTTCAAGTACATCGTGAAGAACGTGGCGTGGCGCAACGGCAAGACCGCGACCTTCATGCCGAAGCCGATCTTCGGCGACAACGGCTCGGGCATGCACGTCCACTCGTCGCTGTGGGCGGGCGGCTCCCCGCTCTTCTACGACGAGGCCGGCTACGCGGGTCTGTCGGACCTCGCCCGCTACTACATCGGCGGCATCCTCAAGCACGCCCCGTCGCTGCTCGCGTTCACCAACCCGACGGTGAACTCGTACCACCGCCTGGTGCCGGGCTTCGAGGCGCCGGTCAACCTGGTGTACTCGCAGCGCAACCGCTCCGCCGCGATGCGTATCCCGATCACGGGCTCCAACCCGAAGGCCAAGCGCGTCGAGTTCCGCGCGCCCGACTCCTCCGGCAACCCGTACCTCGCCTTCTCCGCGCTCCTCCTGGCGGGCCTGGACGGCATCAAGAACAAGATCGAGCCGGCCGAGCCGATCGACAAGGACCTCTACGAGCTGGCCCCCGAGGAGCACGCGGGCGTCGCCCAGGTCCCGACCTCCCTCCCGGCCGTCCTCGACCGCCTCGAGGCCGACCACGAGTTCCTCCTCGCGGGCGACGTCTTCACGTCCGACCTGATCGAGACGTGGATCGACTTCAAGCGCACGAACGAGATCGCGCCGCTCCAGCTGCGTCCGCACCCGCACGAGTTCGAGCTGTACTTCGACGTGTAA